The Megalobrama amblycephala isolate DHTTF-2021 linkage group LG1, ASM1881202v1, whole genome shotgun sequence genome segment ggtaggtttaggggtagggggatagaatgtacagtttgtacagtaaaaaaacattacgtctatggagtaaaccatatatacaagtgtgtgtgtctgtgtgtctgtgtgtgtttcctgGCTTACATCTTGGTTTAAATACACCTTACATCtatgatttttacatttagtgTGAATTGACTTTTAGAGTTAAagggggggtatcacacacagtttctgccaatctcatgttaatcttaagtacctatagagtagtatagcatccttcatatcgtcgaaaagtctttagttttatcatatttataaaagatacatacaCTGTActgagtctttccgaaaacagccgagtCACTGTCACTGTGAGCGGAGATAGAGTGACGAGCCGTGGACGGGGACgtgcagcttttgtgtagagGTCGGctgcaagctatcaatggtcagcttaacaaatatatttaaacacatgCAATACACCATTGCATTATCCATGAATAACTTctgaatcactataatgaatatagtgtatagtgaatgatgaataatgaatttataatttataatgcaCTTAGGCGCCTactgccaacaaaacagacatttgaagcagttttaacaAAGtgcctttaagacaagtcatttcactcggcggccatctttgaaacgcctctcgggcatcctgggcatcatgcaatctctttgaatggggaaacatcagattctccaaaactgtttgccaaccttacgattaaatttcatatttgaaatcaccaatgaaatcaaacaacaaccggctcatagatttagtttctaaacgctcgaatcatgacaaaaaaattgtatttttcaggctggatcaagctaatgcgtctgactgtttctatagaaaccagtgattctaacggccgctgaagtgacgcgacaactttaccagtcggcgattggctcttatttagaaggcgggacttattccgccatattgcgcgttacactttctcccattcaaaacaatacgagtgacacgtcttgtgttattctatagtctttggttttactcaccACCTTCTGTTCtgactcatgaccgggatcattaCCGCTGTGACCGcgccatctttcagtttcaaatgatctGTAAATTCAGCATAGACCTGGGTCTTGTTTATAAAACCATAAGcgccgatcctgagggctcgagcagccacggaaaaacacgagatattctccattcattttaaccaataaaaacgTGATTGCAACTATCattttctatggttattttaatgacaaatattgAGAGCGCATCAATGTTTTGTGCGTGAGCacaaaactctcagctccaCGCTGGGTTCTTtaggaagcaaggttatctttccctcacaaccaaaaacacacttctttggtgacattgtttttaacatgtttagcatgataatccaactctttaacagtgtaaataagtcagaatgcatgaaatagcataaCCCCCCCCATTTTAATGATAATGACCTGgttgtgttttatttgtgtaaCTGATTAAGGACTGCCATGGAGAAGAAACTGATTGGCTGTCCAGTGTGCATTGAACATAAGAAGTACAGCCGGAATGCCTTGCTCTTCAATTTGGGTTTAGTCTGTGATGCCAGGACAAAAACATGTGCTTTAGAACCTATTGTCAAAAAACTGTCTGGCTACCTCACAACTCTGGAGGTAAAGAATGTATTTACTAAATATTTCTGTTATGGTACTTCAAACATTGATCTAACACTTATTAACCATTTCATAAAATGTCTTTGATTAGCTTGAGAGTGGATTCATTTCAAATGAGGAGAGTAAACAGAAGCTGTTGCCTATCCTGTCCACACTTCTTGAGGAACTTAATGTTACAGGAGCCTGCACCCTACCTATTGgttatatatgtattttctaTCTCCTATTTCCCTGTCAGTGATTCTTGCTGTTTTTATAATCACCCTTTCTCCTTCTCTCATGACAGATGACTCTAACACCATCCACTTGAAGCTAATTGAACAAAGGAAAGATCCTCTGGTTGTTCAGGAGTATGATGTACCAGTATTTACCAAGAATAAGGATCACtttataaagtcacaatggGATCTCACTACACAACAGGTCTGCAAAAAGTCTTCTCCACTGTTTACTTTTACTACCTTTATTTgacttaataaaaaaatgaaattattttattaaatcagaCTTGGGAAATGAAGCCTTGTTTCATATTGCACGTTAGTGTTGCATGAGCAgcgtgttgttgtttttgttgttgttgttgttgccacCCATGTTAACAAACGAGAGTGTTCACATTAGGAGCAGAAGAAATGATAAATTTCACAaaatctgcatttatttgtagtGTAGTGTGTTTTGTTATGGAGTACATCTGTGTAGTACAGATAATGTTTTTAAGTGTAGGAAGGAAGGGGACAGGGTCGGCGttcaactgctgactgagctttatttcaAGATTCACAAACGTCCAACAAAAACTGTGCAAggcacaacaacaaaacaaaataatccccaaagggcttcactccagtcacGGCATATACAATctacaaagggcttcactcctgGTCACGGCATATACAATCCACAATGGGCTTCACTCCAGTTTGTCGTGCACCAgcggctcagtcagcagttcccctctctctcaccgACTCCTGCTTCTCGCGGCGTTTTAAcctgtctccacgccaattactgaaatgagaaacaggtgttcgtgatttacatttaacTCGCTCACTCACCAAAGATCTCCCAATGCTCTCTCCCGccgcagacctcgctgaaccacgcccccctcgccacaatctgaaaaaaaaaacattgtttgaaATGGTTCTTTTGTAACACATGTTCGCATTACACTGCATGTTTTACCACAGTGTGAGTGAAACAAGACTAATCTCAGCAGTTTATAACACTCAAGGTTTGGCTATAAAACAAGGTTTGTTTTTACAATTTAGATATATTACAAATAAGATTTCACAAAAATTAAGTTTGTAATACTGACCGTTGATAACCATATTTTTGCGTGAAACaggtaaaatattattttgtttggCATACTGTCTTCAAATATCATTTGTTACCAGAAATCtttcatttataatatttttcataaaaattttgattactttatttgcAGATCCTACCCTTTGTAGATGGGTATCGACACATTCAAAAGATCTCTGCTGAGGCCGATGTTGAGCTTAATTTGGTGCGGATTGCTGTTCAGAATTTATTGTAAGTATGATATTATTCCTATTTGAGCTGAGTCATAATCTCAATAATAACTTATTAAAAGGAATATTCTGTGTTAAATACAGATTAACTCTTTACTGCATTTAACACAAAAATTTCTTTAAAGAGTTATGTTATTATAACTCTTTCATTTCATTCACACCTTAGTGTTGAAAAAGTCTCAAGAAATGGGCTTGTAAAGCTATGGAAAAGTGGGAGAGAAaacaaccaataaaacacagacctgcaacacactcattatacagacacatgaatattaaaatatgaccacagagaaaaaaaaacacacaaaaaaacagagTTGAGGGCATTGATGCTCTTGAtgcattttataattataaccctatgacaacaaactcccaagaaTGATGGAGAATAATATTTTCATTACATTTACGAGCAATATCAAATGACACACATCAGGTTaacacagaaagaataaaggtacagttacttttttatacATTGTTCTTTGGAATTTCGAAATACATCTGTATCTActtctgtttatcagaataattaATCGTGTCATCGCTTTCATGATCAGACTTACTGCGCTGTATTAGTAGCTAtatttccatccaaagttgcaagTTTAACTTGTGTGCAAAtttggaatattgcataaaacatttgcgaataaggcactgtttccatccagtgagtcgaagagaacaaaatcgtcacttcctgataaactggCTCTCAGtatcactaagaaaaatggaagttgctgcagtagaagccactgtatataataataatgtttgtatataataaattacttgcGACAAAACGCAATAAACACTGCcatgttatcttgcattcaGATTCCTGGTGTTTGTGATGCAATCATGTGAGGCGCTTCTTGGAGGGAATTATACTGAACCACTTTAACGACAGACTTTGCTCAGGCATTACagaatgacaaaaacagcattttagaTTCTGTGCAACAAGATCACAGCAAGGTCCGCTGGTTGGTCCAGTTATGCCATCCCATCACAATGTCATGTCTTTTTTGATGTGCATCAAGGAATTTATTCAGTAAAAGTGTTTCCTTCATAGTTTATGCACACATTTtcatattgcataaaaaaattatccaaCTCATTTGAgcgcatacatttttttatgcacatttttagaatttatgtgcattttggtgtttccatccagtgttttttttttttttttatgcgatatcccaaaatgtgcataaaaatagatggatggaaacatagctagtgtGTCCTTATCTGCACATATAGTTAATCacgtcttcttcaaatgaaatatatgtgcatacacattgctggttcatgtttggaGCTCCACAGTGCTAGCGTTGTTAAGCTTATCGCCACATTCTGGGCAGAAACCGCTCTCTTGCGCCCTCCAGAGGTGGCCTGTCCAACAGGCGGTATAGGCGGTCGCCTAGGGCCTTATCTTGGGGGCCCCGTGGCCGTGAAACTTAGAATAatcggagtgtctatttacactgtGCAAATAGCCCACCTTGTTGGCAGATGCAACGTCTGGTTGGGACGgacaaaagtataaaaatcgttTGTAACTCGTCAGTAACAATGGCGTAGGGAGTAAAGCGTCCCGCAAAGCAGATACTTTTGATGCAAATCAACCAgagttcgaatccgccttttgccaaaCTCATTCTTCTCGCTTTTTCCATCGCATATAAGATTGGAAAGATCAATCAAGAAGAAGATTTGTTCATTAATTGTTCAATAAagaatgagaataaataaaatccgAAAACATAAGAAACATACACTGTAGCCTAATACTGCCAGTGATATAGTGGGAGAACTCGATTACCGTAATTATCACAGTATTCATATAAACCGATTCCATCACACTTCTCTCCAAAATGCTCACTTTCGCTAGAAACGTGaaaatttttgtattttagtgGCACGCTTAGCCTACTCTTTATTTATGCTTCACTGCTTATTAAGCATTTTGTATGACAGAAAATGTgctgtcaaaaataaaaaaatccaaataTTCTAATCTCTATGGTAATATCGATGGATTAGCCAGATTAGTCTCTCATAACGCCATGCCGTCTCGTCATAcacaatgttatttttagttaatttaaatgaaaaggaAAAATAGATAAAGTGAAGCTGTGGTAGAATGGCATCCAAACGCTATATTTACAGAGCCGAAAAAAAGAAGAGCACAGGAAGAAAGACAAGCTCAAAGTAAAAGTATGCTCTTTTGACTGCTATAAACAGCACATTATTAATTGCTTGTGTCACATATGAGGGAAACATTGGACCACATTCAGCGTGCTAAGTTAAAGAATTATCTACTCATGcattttgtattgatttactgtttgatgaagttttttttttttaaataacaataggggaatacaaagacatttgaatctgtaaaacaataaaatcaaaTTTCTGCATTTTATATCACAAATCAATCATGTTTCTAATACATCAAGTATACTTTTCAACAGCTTAGATGTCTTAACAGCTTTTCGATTGTTCTGTATTGAAGTTAGAGAGTCGTAAAAAATCTTCAAATCAGTGGAAAATAGTCTACTATTTGGTACAGTCGATATACATTTTGCTTTATGTATATGATATTTCCCTAAATGAATAAGAAGTTTAATTATATTATCCATTTCCAATGAACCAGAATCACAATCCATAAAACAAGACCATTACATCAGTTATAGTGACAAACTTGTAAAATAACTCAAAAAGAAACAAAGATACTTGGGACCAAAATAATTTGGTATAATTACAACTGAAAAATAAGTGTAGGATTGTTTCTGTTTCTACTTTACAAAAACTGCATAACgtaaatttaaatttacaaataaaattgttACATTGATAGCAtcttgtttattattttaaagtgagttTCTTTGACTTTATTAGgaattacatatttatttatatcgtGACCACAAATTCTGAAAAACAAGAGAGTGATGTCCTTGTTTCCACTTTACCATTGCCTTGGGTGAAGCACTTTTTTCTCTGATTAATATTCTTCTGATAtacatattattacatttttttatcacTGATGGAAAGGCCCCCAACATTTAGAGTAGGAAGAGACCGAATTACAGGATTATACATTTTTTCGAGGAGATCCAATGAATgagttttaaatattctttagAAGATACATTTGTCccaaaataattaacaaattCATTATAATTATATAGGTCACCTGACTGATTTATCAAGTCTGTAACAGAAATTAAACCTTTGTTAAACCAATCGTTCCaaaaatgcttttgtttttgaataatacatattaattattcCAAATAACACAGGAATGGGGAGAGAAATTGTTTGTAGACTAATTTCCATGCATTCAGACCTTTGTTTGTGAAAATTAGACAACTTAATTGGGAGTTTAGTGCATTTAAAATCACAAGCAAGTAGAAAATTAAGACCACCACATTCTTTGAAGATTAGATTGGGAATAAAGAACTATGGAAGGTTATTTTCACAAAGACAGTGCTTGatccaattaattttaaatatattattgatAGTTCAAAATCTAAAGCATTTAGTTTCTGATCATGGGTTTTCTTTTAATATACTCTGTTTTGCCTCTCCAGATaaatttatataacattttatcaaCTGTGgcacacattttaaaatctacatAAAGAGACAATGCAGAGTATACAAGTCTGGAGATCCCTTGGAAGCCTTGGAAATCAATACACAACCTTGAATAGATAAATTTCTTTGGAGCCAAcagttaaaaatatttcttgtttttgtaatcTTTGTGAAAAATTCTCTGTAAGTCTCTCTGTGGCTGATTTACTAATTACAATACCCAAGTATCTAACTACCTGTTTAACCCGTATTCCACAAGAGTCTTCTAGTTGGTGTACAGCCATAATCTCACTCTTAGACTGATTCACAGACAGACCTGAGGCATCAGAGAACAGTTTGAGTGCCTCCAGAATAACAGGGACCTGAtctttgtttttcaaaaataaacaagTGTCATCAGCAAGTTGACTAATAGTTAAAGTGAAATCTCCTATCTCAATACCTTTAATTTGGGAGCAATTCACAGTGTAAAGATTTAAAGTTTCagctacaaataaaaataaaaatagtccCATATTTTGGAGGAAATCCATCATAACATAAATCAGGAGCCTCATTAAAGTCCCCACCCATAATTAGTGATGTAGATgggtattttgtttttaaatatattcctttGGATGTTAAATCTGTAAAAAGACAGTTATTAAGATCTATTAAAGCCATAGTCATTGGCTAGAATAACAATGCTTTTCTCCAAACTGGATAACAATAATTAACCATCTGCTTTCATTCGAACAATGTGATTCAAGTACAGTGTTATTAAAGTGCTGATTAAATAAAACCATAACCCTAGCAGAATTATTGGAACCATGACAGTAGATAATTTTACTCCCCCATTGATTGTCGTCTTTCACACTTGAATGTGTTTcttgtaaaaaaagaaataaagctttaCGTTTGGTTAAGTCTCGAATTCCCCTAACATTGAGTGAAAAACAATTCAACTTAAATGacataaaacaacaaacaagaACGTGTAACCAAAATCTATTGTTTAGTAAATAAAACTAATACTTCTTAACGGATTTaggtagaaaaaaagtgagtGCAACACTTATCTAGACCTCCTCACCATAGTAAGAACCAGTTTAACATTTCTTTAATCTAGGTTGGAACCCTAACAATAAACAAGTCCTATGCGGATGAAAAACCTCACTACAGAATATTTGAGTCACAGTAAAGAGTCACTTATATGTTGTCCACTGTAATTTTCCTCCTGTCGATGATGGCAGCTGAACCCTGAAACCCTGCACGTTTACCTTCCAGTCTAGCTTGGTTCACGAGTGGCCACAGTTTATTTCGAGCTTCCCTTGTGCGTTGTTAAGTCCTCCGTTATCCTGATATTCTTTTGTTTGAGAATTTCAGAGTGCTTCGCGTCGGCCCAGATGAGGTCAAAGTGCGTGCGAGAGGTGAACTGCACAATAATGCGACGAGGCTGAGTGAGTCCTTTATTTCCAAGCCTGTGTGCCAgtgtgtctaaaaaaaaaaatcgtctTGTTTTTTCCCTGGTTTCTCAATTGCTTCCAAGAGAACTGCATTTGATGGCTCTGTAGTGTGGCGTCGCATCTTCGATTGTGGACTGGTGGGAGTATCAGGTAGTAATGGTGAAAGAGCAGCTTTATCCTCCTGCACAGGTGCCGTTATATAATCATGCACACGTTTCACTGCTAAAGCGTCTTTCATTTGTTGTGATGAGGAAAAGACATTGTTTGACGAGACCGAATTGTTATAACTTTTAGAAAGAGCAGTCACTTCTCAAATAGCAACTAGCAGGCTAATTTCCAAGAAAGTGCATATAAACACCCATCATCAGGTTTATTCATTGTAAATTTGACAGTAAAGCACTGAGCTTGAATTGAGATGCtgataaaatttatttattaacagtCACATGCAAAAACAGTTCTATAgggaaaaatttaaatattatacatcacctgtttttaaacggagcgccttttaatagacggagccgtagttcacggacaagccacgcaatatcgcgttcattatcgcaggcgattcatctgcgatatgaacgcgatattgcgtggcttttcagtgacctacggctctgtctattaaatgccgcttcatttgaaagcaggtgatggcgatttagcggtaatcagggaaccggctttactgacgaaatgcgcgtgagaatagcatgcgattaatcgtgcagccctaaaatAAGCATTATAACCTTCCAGAGCTATTGGTCTATATGAAAAATGTAGAAGAACATTTACAATGtctaataatgttttcattacgtttacgagcactTTGAACAAATAACACACTATATAACACACATCagttaacaaaataaataacacacatCAGTTTAACAGAAAgaataaatgcataattttttgtcttttttgaaTTTTCGGTCTGCATCATTGTCTTCTGTGTATCAGAATAATACATTGTATCATCGTGTTCATGATCGGACATGCCGCATTAGTCTCCTTAattgcaaatatatttttaatttgaagtAGACATGTAAAATGTTCGCATACACAGTGctgctggttcatgtttggaGCACTCGAGTATATGCCAAAGCTCTTCAGTGTTCATTGACTGTTCAGCTTCATCTCGTGCAGCTCAAATGGCAATGTCCGATATTTTTGATTATGATTGGGATTGTCATAtacattataatgagaacattattgTAATGCAACGTTGTTGAATTCTTTGTGCTTCAGCTGTTTGTGTTTCAGCGGGTTAGGGGAAGAGCGTGATTTAATTCAAGTTCACTGtcattttatgtttatgttttatatatctGATTAATCTCATATAGGATGCTTTTGGTTGAGTTAAGACCAACAATATTGACTATGATTATTTGAAACAGatgtttctttttcaaaaacactaattcattattaataataactagcagtgcttttttttctcattttattttcatcaacaGTAAATAGGGTTTAATTAAAATGGCTCATCCCTAAGTGGCTACATGTTGTCAGATATAAATCTGATGTCAGATATAATTTTCCCTCATAGAGaaatttttttatgattctaAATTGTTATTGCCATCTAAATTCAAAGTTTAACATGTTGATATTAGGATTACAGAGTGTAGATAAGGAAATCCATgcaaatacaatacattttctgGCACCTTTGGTTTTGCTTTGCATTTTgccatttctgcttttaaactcTCTGGTACAAATGCATGCCATATATGCTAGTGGCAGAGCTTAAGTTGTATTTAAGACAGAATATTCTTGTAATTTGGATATACCTCCTGACATAAGGTATCACTTGACCCTTGACAAAAATGTATAGGATACAATGATGAATGCATGAAAATTAAGCACCTAATTAAGttttaataatgaaatgcaCTAAAACCATGAATAGATCATTACAATAGTTATAGTGTTGCAGATTTTGCACATGTAATAGCAGATAAAGAGTAATAGACTGAACAATTGTACCGTTTCACAGGTATTATGAAGTGGTAACTCTGGTATCCATATTTCAGGTAAGTTTTTGCTGTTTTGTTCTAAATTTTATTatagattatttttcttacattGTTTTTGGTTTTCATATTCTATAGTACTCAAATGTTTACTGCACAACACCCAAAGTACAAAACTTGATAGATAAGAAGTGCCTTCAGGAAGAGTGTCTACAATACGTCAGTAAGCTAGGTGAGCAAGTACAGAGATTTtaaatgtatgtgtatgtgtgtgagagtgaaaTGTTTCTAGTTCTCAGTACATATTTTACTATGTGCATGTCACCAGGCCAGAGGACAAGTCTCAGGGATGTGTTCCAGTTGTATTGTGGTTTGACCCCAGGTACAACTGTGCGTGACCTCTGTTCTCGCTATTCTCACCAGCTAC includes the following:
- the nprl2 gene encoding GATOR complex protein NPRL2, producing the protein MGTYRRIDCIFFSEFHPTLGPKITYQVPEEYISRELFDTVQVYIITKPELQNKLITVTAMEKKLIGCPVCIEHKKYSRNALLFNLGLVCDARTKTCALEPIVKKLSGYLTTLELESGFISNEESKQKLLPILSTLLEELNVTGACTLPIDDSNTIHLKLIEQRKDPLVVQEYDVPVFTKNKDHFIKSQWDLTTQQILPFVDGYRHIQKISAEADVELNLVRIAVQNLLYYEVVTLVSIFQYSNVYCTTPKVQNLIDKKCLQEECLQYVSKLGQRTSLRDVFQLYCGLTPGTTVRDLCSRYSHQLQRVDERKLIQFGLMKGLIRRLQKYPVKVIKDDRSRPPRLYTGCHSYDEICCKTGMSYRELDERLENDPNIVVCWK